A section of the Flaviflexus equikiangi genome encodes:
- the lysS gene encoding lysine--tRNA ligase, which translates to MAVRAAKRMKMISEGIEPYPAELPVTTTIAHVRDEYSELEPGTELDTVVGIAGRVMLLRTSGKLFFATLQDGPGNRIQVMLSQKVVGEDAMARFKADVDLGDHIFINGHVGTSRRGELSIFAHEWQMAAKALRPLPKTYTKEDGEEAGLSEENRVRMRHLDLIMRPAARDMIRVRSEVMKSLRANFDDRGYVEIETPTLQPIHGGAAARPFTTHINAYDEDLYLRIATELYLKRAVVGGVDRVFEIGKNFRNEGADSTHSPEFTALEAYQAYGTYDTMAELTRDLVQKAAIAAFGSTTVTLADGTDYDLGGEWTELDLYTSLSEALGEEIRVDIPREVLEKIADQHDISVPPYAVAGKIVEDLWEELVGDKLWAPTFLRDFPVDTSPLTRAHRTKPGLTEKWDLYIRGVETATAYSELADPVIQRERLVAQSLAAADGDPEAMQLDEDFIQAMEQGFPPAGGMGMGIDRLLTALTGLGIRETIAFPFVKRR; encoded by the coding sequence ATGGCGGTGCGTGCCGCCAAGCGTATGAAGATGATCTCGGAGGGCATCGAACCCTACCCGGCCGAGCTTCCCGTGACGACGACGATCGCGCACGTGCGTGACGAATATTCCGAGCTCGAACCCGGTACCGAACTGGACACGGTCGTCGGCATCGCCGGGCGTGTCATGCTCCTTCGCACATCCGGCAAGCTCTTCTTCGCCACCCTCCAGGACGGCCCCGGCAACCGCATCCAGGTCATGCTCTCCCAGAAGGTCGTCGGGGAGGATGCGATGGCGCGCTTCAAGGCCGACGTGGACCTGGGCGACCACATCTTCATCAACGGCCACGTGGGCACCTCCCGGAGGGGAGAGCTTTCGATCTTCGCCCACGAATGGCAGATGGCGGCGAAGGCACTGCGCCCCCTCCCGAAGACCTACACGAAGGAAGACGGTGAGGAAGCGGGCCTGTCGGAGGAGAACCGCGTCCGCATGCGCCACCTCGACCTCATCATGAGGCCCGCCGCCCGCGACATGATCCGCGTCCGCTCCGAGGTCATGAAGTCGCTGCGCGCGAACTTCGACGATCGCGGCTACGTCGAGATCGAGACGCCGACGCTCCAGCCGATTCACGGCGGTGCGGCCGCGCGCCCCTTCACCACGCATATCAACGCCTATGACGAGGACCTCTACCTCCGCATCGCCACCGAGCTCTATCTCAAGCGCGCCGTCGTCGGCGGCGTCGACAGGGTATTCGAAATCGGCAAGAACTTCCGCAACGAGGGTGCGGACTCGACGCACTCTCCCGAGTTCACGGCGCTCGAGGCCTACCAGGCCTACGGCACGTACGACACGATGGCGGAGCTGACTCGCGACCTCGTCCAGAAGGCGGCGATCGCGGCTTTCGGCAGCACGACGGTCACGCTCGCGGACGGCACCGACTACGATCTCGGCGGGGAATGGACGGAACTCGACCTGTACACGTCGCTGTCGGAGGCTCTCGGTGAAGAGATCAGAGTCGACATCCCGCGCGAGGTCCTCGAGAAGATCGCCGACCAGCACGATATCTCTGTCCCTCCCTATGCTGTGGCGGGAAAGATCGTGGAAGACCTGTGGGAGGAGCTCGTCGGCGACAAGCTGTGGGCGCCAACCTTCCTCAGGGACTTCCCGGTCGACACCTCCCCGCTCACGCGGGCGCACCGCACGAAGCCCGGCCTGACGGAGAAGTGGGACCTTTACATTCGCGGCGTCGAAACGGCGACCGCCTACTCCGAGCTGGCCGATCCCGTGATCCAGCGGGAGCGCCTCGTCGCACAGTCCCTTGCGGCCGCCGATGGTGACCCGGAGGCCATGCAGCTCGACGAGGACTTCATCCAGGCCATGGAGCAGGGCTTCCCGCCCGCAGGCGGCATGGGAATGGGAATCGACCGGCTTCTCACCGCTCTGACAGGCCTCGGCATCCGCGAGACCATCGCGTTCCCCTTCGTCAAGCGCCGCTAG
- a CDS encoding ATP-binding protein, with protein sequence MTTNLAGDGGLFELPPEERKPHARVILVTGPSGSGKTRFTNRTGLPVVSLDDFYFDDTHPGLPRKHGIIDWDSAECWNKEGAFNALVELATTGESLLPVYDIPSNSKVAERKLDLQGSQLFLAEGIFAAELVTLCKREGILADALCISRPRLQTFWFRLMRDLDEGRKSTPTLLRRGISHAIHEPEMYRKLERKGARRVSIVEAHESLTQMLAKQR encoded by the coding sequence GTGACGACGAATCTCGCTGGAGACGGCGGCCTTTTTGAACTTCCCCCCGAGGAGCGCAAACCTCACGCTCGGGTCATTCTCGTGACCGGTCCGTCCGGCTCGGGGAAGACGCGGTTCACGAACCGCACCGGACTGCCCGTCGTATCTCTCGACGACTTCTATTTCGATGACACCCATCCCGGCCTGCCGCGCAAGCACGGGATCATCGACTGGGATTCGGCAGAGTGCTGGAACAAGGAGGGCGCGTTCAATGCCCTTGTCGAGCTCGCGACAACCGGGGAATCCCTGCTGCCCGTCTACGACATCCCCTCGAACTCGAAGGTTGCCGAACGCAAGCTCGATCTGCAGGGATCCCAACTGTTTCTCGCGGAGGGCATCTTCGCCGCAGAGCTCGTCACCCTCTGCAAGCGCGAGGGAATCCTGGCCGATGCTCTCTGCATCTCCCGCCCCCGCCTCCAAACCTTCTGGTTCCGGCTCATGAGGGATTTGGATGAGGGCCGCAAGTCCACGCCGACGCTTCTGCGCCGGGGAATCTCCCACGCCATTCACGAGCCGGAGATGTATCGCAAGCTCGAGCGGAAGGGAGCCCGGCGCGTCAGCATCGTCGAGGCGCACGAATCGCTCACGCAGATGCTGGCGAAACAGCGCTAG
- a CDS encoding anaerobic glycerol-3-phosphate dehydrogenase subunit C, with product MSTDALASTHESPLQFAADQVARASLDHCVKCTICETQCPVARVTDMFPGPKYVGPQAERYRHEKSVDNSLDYCSSCGICTYACPQGVNIAELNSQARAVMKAEPGKMPLRDKLITQTNLMGMAMTPVAPIANWALRQKPIRVAVEKTVKIHREAPMPVATSQSFMGWWKKRERKTDATRGPVVFFHGCAGGYFEVETSKRTVEVLEHLGYEVIVPKQGCCGLAQQSNGLFDGATKSVIKLANQLKSAGRDLTIVSSSGSCAGMLKHEAHKIMGVEDPALLDVGTRMRETAEFLNEQIEAGILDPSAFRPIEDTVTYHQPCQVKSQGMGIPTITLLESIPGLTVRESGENCCGIAGTYGLKAEKYDIAQLVGQPLFDKIKAWSPSLAVCETETCRWQIRKGSGAKVVHPVNLIHHALGLSDDLYDQNAKN from the coding sequence ATGAGCACCGATGCTCTCGCTAGCACCCACGAAAGTCCCCTACAGTTCGCCGCGGATCAGGTGGCTCGAGCATCGCTCGATCACTGCGTCAAGTGCACGATCTGCGAGACGCAGTGTCCCGTCGCCCGCGTGACGGACATGTTCCCCGGCCCGAAGTATGTCGGCCCTCAGGCGGAGCGCTACCGGCACGAGAAGTCGGTCGACAATTCGCTCGACTACTGCTCCTCGTGCGGCATCTGCACCTATGCGTGCCCGCAGGGCGTCAACATTGCCGAGCTCAACTCCCAGGCCCGTGCGGTCATGAAGGCTGAGCCGGGGAAGATGCCGCTGCGCGACAAGCTCATCACCCAGACGAACCTCATGGGTATGGCGATGACGCCCGTCGCTCCCATCGCCAACTGGGCGCTGCGCCAGAAGCCGATCCGTGTCGCCGTCGAGAAGACGGTGAAGATCCACCGTGAGGCTCCCATGCCGGTCGCGACCTCGCAGTCGTTCATGGGCTGGTGGAAGAAGCGCGAGCGGAAGACTGATGCGACGCGCGGACCGGTCGTGTTCTTCCACGGCTGTGCCGGCGGTTATTTCGAAGTCGAGACGTCGAAGCGAACGGTCGAGGTCCTCGAGCATCTCGGCTACGAGGTGATCGTTCCCAAGCAGGGTTGCTGCGGTCTCGCCCAGCAGTCGAACGGCCTGTTCGATGGTGCGACGAAGTCTGTCATCAAGCTCGCCAACCAGCTGAAGTCCGCAGGCCGCGATCTCACGATCGTGTCCTCCTCGGGTTCCTGTGCCGGCATGCTCAAGCATGAGGCGCACAAGATCATGGGCGTCGAGGATCCTGCCCTGCTCGATGTCGGCACCCGTATGAGGGAGACCGCGGAGTTCCTCAATGAACAGATCGAGGCCGGTATTCTCGATCCGTCCGCGTTCCGTCCGATCGAGGACACCGTCACCTACCATCAGCCGTGCCAGGTGAAGTCCCAGGGCATGGGCATCCCCACCATCACGCTACTCGAGTCCATTCCCGGGCTGACGGTGCGCGAATCCGGTGAGAACTGCTGCGGCATCGCAGGCACGTACGGCCTGAAGGCCGAGAAGTACGACATTGCTCAGCTTGTCGGCCAGCCGCTCTTCGACAAGATCAAGGCCTGGAGCCCCAGTCTTGCCGTGTGTGAGACGGAGACCTGCCGCTGGCAGATCCGCAAGGGTTCGGGAGCGAAGGTTGTCCACCCGGTCAACCTCATCCACCACGCCCTCGGCCTGTCGGACGATCTCTACGACCAGAACGCCAAGAACTAG
- a CDS encoding potassium transporter Kup, with protein MKLPVRGDALLALGALGVVFGDIGTSPLYAMHAILSHDIIPRTPEAITGIISLVFWALITIVTVKYILFLLSVDNDGDGGIIALSALAVKSFGVRLAGLATAAGIVGAGLFYGDGIITPAISVMSATEGLTTINPIFEKLIVPLSVLIVAALFSVQRFGTGRVGALFGPIMAVWFLTLAVLGLPHIAAHPAILSALLPHNGILFIVHNPTAALIALGSIVLVVTGAEALYADMGHFGPDPIRLAWFAIALPCLTLNYLGQGALVIARPEMVENPFFAMGPEWSRLPLVILAGFAAVIASQAVISGIFSMTRQAERLGYMPHVYAVQTSAWARGQIYLPTINRLLFIGVVGLILIFQSSNGLANAYGLAVTSTLILTSLLFMGYVRFVRGWRVWQVLLFAVCVVSIELVFFGSGLLKLFAGGWIPLLVASLTGGLMVIWIRGRRLLNAQYKTLVDSRDHFLRVPGLDIVSGTAVYPHLNHRTTPSALLATARAYRAIHERIIVVSVETLPQPHVHVDDRFTVHTTFRSVYPIRFEDVSVRYGFKDEVDIPAALAEATVQGLLPPVEQPWYITSEAHFPPHGSGALPAWQRAAFIAMYRNSARPTGRFKLPRERNIVVGISAMM; from the coding sequence ATGAAACTCCCCGTGCGGGGCGATGCGCTGCTGGCGCTCGGTGCTCTCGGTGTCGTCTTCGGCGACATCGGCACGTCTCCGCTGTATGCCATGCATGCCATCCTGTCCCACGACATCATCCCCCGAACCCCGGAGGCCATCACCGGCATCATCTCCCTCGTGTTCTGGGCCCTCATCACGATCGTGACCGTCAAGTACATTCTCTTCCTCCTCTCTGTCGATAACGATGGGGATGGTGGGATCATTGCGCTGTCTGCCCTGGCTGTGAAGTCTTTCGGGGTGCGCCTTGCGGGTCTCGCCACCGCCGCCGGCATTGTCGGCGCCGGCCTGTTCTATGGTGATGGCATCATCACGCCCGCGATCTCCGTCATGTCGGCGACCGAGGGTTTGACGACGATCAACCCCATTTTCGAGAAGCTCATCGTCCCCCTCTCGGTTCTGATCGTTGCCGCCCTGTTTTCGGTGCAGCGTTTCGGGACGGGCCGGGTGGGGGCCCTGTTCGGGCCGATCATGGCGGTGTGGTTCTTGACGTTGGCTGTCCTCGGCCTCCCCCACATCGCCGCTCATCCAGCCATCCTCTCTGCCCTCCTGCCGCACAACGGGATCCTCTTCATCGTCCACAACCCGACGGCGGCACTGATCGCTCTCGGGTCGATCGTCCTTGTCGTGACGGGTGCGGAGGCGCTGTACGCGGACATGGGTCATTTCGGCCCGGATCCGATCCGGTTGGCGTGGTTTGCGATTGCGCTGCCCTGCTTGACGCTGAACTATCTCGGCCAGGGGGCTCTCGTCATTGCCCGCCCGGAGATGGTGGAGAATCCGTTCTTCGCGATGGGGCCGGAGTGGTCGCGGCTCCCCCTTGTCATCCTGGCGGGTTTCGCGGCCGTCATCGCATCGCAGGCCGTGATCTCCGGGATCTTCTCGATGACGCGCCAGGCGGAGCGGCTCGGCTACATGCCTCACGTGTATGCCGTGCAGACGTCCGCGTGGGCCCGGGGGCAGATCTATCTGCCCACGATCAATCGGCTCCTGTTTATCGGCGTGGTCGGTCTCATCCTGATCTTCCAGTCCTCAAATGGTCTGGCCAATGCTTACGGGCTGGCGGTGACGTCAACCCTGATCCTCACGTCCCTTCTCTTCATGGGATACGTGCGGTTCGTTCGGGGGTGGCGGGTGTGGCAGGTCCTTCTCTTCGCGGTCTGCGTCGTCTCCATCGAGCTCGTCTTCTTCGGCTCTGGCCTGTTGAAGCTGTTCGCGGGCGGCTGGATTCCGCTGCTCGTGGCCTCGTTGACGGGAGGCCTCATGGTGATCTGGATCCGCGGCCGGCGCCTGCTCAACGCTCAATACAAGACGCTCGTCGATTCTCGCGACCATTTCCTCCGCGTTCCCGGCCTCGACATCGTGTCCGGCACCGCCGTCTATCCCCACCTCAATCACCGCACGACACCATCGGCACTGCTGGCTACCGCCCGCGCCTACCGCGCGATCCACGAGCGGATCATCGTCGTCTCGGTCGAGACGCTCCCCCAGCCCCACGTCCACGTCGATGATCGGTTCACAGTCCATACGACGTTCCGCTCCGTCTATCCGATCAGGTTCGAGGATGTGAGCGTGCGCTACGGATTCAAGGATGAGGTGGATATCCCGGCGGCCCTGGCCGAGGCAACGGTCCAGGGCCTACTGCCCCCGGTGGAGCAGCCCTGGTACATCACGAGCGAGGCTCATTTCCCGCCCCACGGCTCGGGGGCCCTGCCCGCCTGGCAGAGGGCGGCCTTTATCGCCATGTACCGAAACTCCGCCCGCCCGACGGGACGTTTCAAGCTGCCCCGCGAACGAAACATCGTCGTCGGAATCAGCGCCATGATGTAA
- a CDS encoding SMP-30/gluconolactonase/LRE family protein, with product MKAEQITDPVAYHGEGPCWHESWGGIRWVDMLAGDLLTLTPQGDVDRLHVGEIAAFVRPRSRGGYVVGLENTIGLATSAFSDPEPEPHFWDDHNLRFNEGGCDPLGNLYCGSMAYDRTEGAASLYRVTPSGERTVVLRNVSTSNGIAFTADGTRAYYNDTKLRRTDVFDVVDGELANRRPFADSDGASPDGLTVDSAGNVWVAMNRHGKVRLYSPEAEILEEVLLPVQLVTACTLGGPDYRTLFVTTSRENLEDPEPEAGALFAVTVDVPGLPIAEYGG from the coding sequence ATGAAGGCTGAACAGATCACCGATCCCGTCGCATATCACGGCGAGGGGCCCTGCTGGCACGAATCCTGGGGTGGTATCCGCTGGGTCGACATGCTGGCAGGGGACCTCCTGACACTGACCCCCCAGGGCGACGTCGACCGCCTGCACGTGGGCGAGATCGCGGCCTTTGTCCGTCCCCGCTCCCGCGGAGGCTATGTCGTCGGCCTGGAGAACACAATCGGTCTCGCTACGTCGGCATTCTCGGACCCCGAGCCGGAGCCGCACTTCTGGGACGACCACAATCTCCGCTTCAACGAGGGCGGGTGCGATCCCCTCGGCAACCTCTATTGCGGTTCGATGGCGTACGACCGCACGGAGGGAGCCGCCTCCCTCTACCGGGTCACCCCGAGCGGGGAACGCACGGTCGTCTTGAGGAACGTGTCCACGTCGAACGGGATCGCTTTCACCGCGGACGGCACTCGCGCCTACTACAACGATACGAAGCTGCGCCGCACCGACGTCTTCGACGTCGTCGATGGGGAACTCGCCAACCGGAGGCCTTTCGCGGACTCTGACGGGGCAAGCCCCGACGGGCTGACCGTCGATTCGGCGGGCAACGTGTGGGTTGCGATGAACCGGCACGGAAAGGTGCGCCTCTACTCTCCCGAGGCGGAGATCCTCGAGGAGGTTCTCCTGCCCGTGCAGCTCGTCACTGCCTGCACGCTCGGCGGCCCCGACTATCGCACCCTGTTCGTGACGACGTCCCGCGAAAACCTGGAGGATCCCGAGCCTGAGGCGGGAGCCCTGTTCGCTGTGACGGTCGACGTACCGGGTCTGCCTATTGCCGAGTATGGCGGGTAA
- the glpB gene encoding glycerol-3-phosphate dehydrogenase subunit GlpB, whose protein sequence is MKTVVIGAGIAGLVTAIRLREAGQDVTLVTKGLGGLQLGQGTLDVFGYNPDRVDSPIAEVEKVAAADPGHPYAAIGADAVRTGVEYMAGLVGGLLEGSVDENILLPTAVGAMRPTSYIQSSMANGACTAGKKLLIAGPEQLKDFYPQLIAGNLARTDLPGGGRVEARSASFSIPARGTEADSSGLQYARALDRPEYRRQFAAAIKPLVRDGETVGLPAVLGLNDLNAWRDLQDLIGAPIFEIPLPPPGVPGMRLNQLLTDLAKEKRVKVILGSPVLGGTAEDGRLVSVTVGSTGHDMVVRADHVVLCAGGFESGSLELDSYGVMSETIFDLPLVGTDIPEPTHGQYWGDPQPMFRVGVKVDSAMRVLDAAGQPVYANLHAAGGILAGAVRWTEKNGEGIALGSAIAATDAILGGI, encoded by the coding sequence ATGAAAACCGTCGTCATCGGTGCCGGCATCGCCGGACTCGTCACCGCTATCCGCCTGCGCGAAGCAGGGCAGGACGTCACGCTCGTCACGAAGGGTCTCGGCGGGCTCCAGCTGGGCCAGGGCACTCTCGACGTGTTCGGGTACAACCCCGATCGAGTCGACAGCCCGATCGCCGAAGTGGAGAAGGTCGCCGCGGCTGACCCCGGCCACCCCTACGCGGCGATCGGTGCGGATGCTGTCCGTACCGGTGTGGAGTACATGGCCGGTCTCGTCGGGGGGCTCCTTGAGGGCTCTGTCGACGAGAACATCCTCCTCCCCACCGCGGTGGGCGCCATGCGCCCCACGTCCTACATCCAGTCCTCGATGGCGAACGGCGCCTGCACCGCCGGGAAGAAGCTCCTCATCGCCGGTCCCGAGCAGCTCAAGGACTTCTACCCGCAGCTGATCGCGGGCAACCTGGCTCGCACCGACCTGCCCGGTGGTGGCCGTGTCGAGGCACGGTCGGCTTCCTTCTCCATCCCTGCCCGCGGCACCGAGGCGGATTCCTCCGGCCTGCAGTACGCACGCGCTCTGGACCGTCCCGAGTACCGCCGCCAGTTCGCCGCCGCGATCAAGCCTCTCGTGCGGGACGGCGAGACGGTGGGGCTTCCTGCCGTGCTCGGCCTGAACGACCTGAACGCATGGCGGGATCTGCAGGACCTGATCGGCGCCCCGATCTTCGAGATCCCCCTGCCCCCGCCGGGTGTGCCCGGCATGCGACTCAACCAGCTCCTGACGGACCTGGCGAAAGAGAAGCGCGTCAAGGTCATTCTCGGTTCCCCCGTCCTCGGCGGCACCGCGGAGGACGGTCGTCTCGTGTCTGTCACGGTGGGCTCCACCGGGCACGACATGGTCGTCCGCGCTGATCACGTCGTGCTGTGTGCGGGTGGCTTCGAATCCGGGTCTCTCGAGCTGGACTCCTATGGCGTCATGAGCGAGACGATCTTCGATCTCCCGCTCGTCGGAACCGACATTCCCGAACCCACCCACGGCCAGTACTGGGGTGACCCGCAGCCGATGTTCCGTGTCGGCGTCAAGGTCGACTCTGCTATGCGGGTGCTGGACGCAGCAGGCCAGCCCGTCTACGCTAATCTGCACGCCGCTGGCGGCATCCTCGCGGGTGCGGTTCGGTGGACCGAGAAGAACGGCGAGGGCATCGCGCTCGGCTCCGCGATCGCCGCAACCGACGCAATCCTTGGAGGTATCTGA
- a CDS encoding zinc-binding dehydrogenase, translating to MRAAVLVGPGRLEMQDVPTPTAGPGELVLKVGANTVCGTDGRILRGEKTAGVRPGVIMGHEFSGYVHEVGAGVVGYREGDLVGVMPTVPCLRCHYCLNHLEHVCVDAKLFGYWIDGGLAEYVHVSAEAIERGAIVVADPDANPAEIALAEPLGCVLNGVDNYGVTIGDSVLIIGAGPIGLLHTMVAKQMGASQIIVVNRSAERLETARQAGATHTALTGDIDVPTYVKDMTGGLGVDVAVQCIGALDLFQTALMSVRNGGRVNAFAGFPKGEMASIDPNLIHYNELTVTGGSNMGRNNYRRAVQLIGDGTINVGALLTDTFALEDTAAAIEHASAGKGIKTAVVPS from the coding sequence ATGCGCGCAGCAGTACTCGTCGGCCCCGGGCGGCTCGAGATGCAAGACGTCCCCACACCCACCGCAGGGCCGGGAGAACTCGTCCTCAAAGTCGGAGCCAACACCGTGTGCGGCACCGACGGCCGCATCCTGCGCGGAGAGAAGACCGCGGGAGTCCGTCCCGGAGTGATCATGGGCCACGAGTTCTCCGGATACGTCCACGAAGTCGGTGCGGGCGTCGTCGGATACCGCGAAGGCGACCTCGTCGGCGTCATGCCGACCGTGCCCTGCCTGCGCTGCCACTACTGCCTCAACCACCTCGAACACGTGTGTGTCGACGCCAAGCTCTTCGGCTACTGGATCGACGGCGGTCTCGCCGAATACGTCCACGTCAGCGCTGAAGCGATCGAACGCGGCGCCATCGTCGTCGCAGACCCGGACGCGAATCCGGCAGAGATCGCGCTCGCGGAACCCCTCGGCTGCGTCCTCAACGGAGTCGACAACTACGGGGTCACGATCGGCGACTCGGTCTTGATCATCGGCGCCGGTCCGATCGGACTGCTGCACACGATGGTGGCGAAGCAGATGGGAGCGTCCCAGATCATCGTCGTCAACAGGTCGGCCGAACGGCTCGAGACCGCCAGGCAGGCGGGCGCCACCCACACGGCACTGACAGGCGATATCGACGTGCCCACGTACGTGAAGGATATGACCGGGGGACTGGGGGTGGACGTCGCCGTGCAATGCATCGGAGCCCTCGACCTGTTCCAGACGGCCCTCATGTCCGTCCGCAACGGCGGGCGCGTCAACGCCTTCGCGGGGTTCCCCAAGGGGGAGATGGCAAGCATCGACCCGAACCTCATCCACTACAACGAGCTCACCGTCACCGGCGGCTCGAACATGGGGCGCAACAACTACCGCCGCGCCGTCCAGCTCATCGGCGATGGCACGATCAACGTGGGAGCCCTGCTCACCGACACGTTCGCCCTGGAGGACACGGCCGCCGCGATCGAGCACGCGAGCGCAGGCAAGGGCATCAAAACAGCCGTCGTCCCGTCCTAG
- the glpA gene encoding anaerobic glycerol-3-phosphate dehydrogenase subunit GlpA, whose product MKKLETDVVVIGGGATGAGVVRDVAMRGYRTILVDRADLGQGTTGRYHGLLHSGGRYVVSDPRSATECAEENEIITRIHADAVETTGGLFVVGPDDPLDFADDWLKGAQATGVPHEEITVAEALRREPRLNPKSKRAFAVLDGTVDGWQMVWGAARSAEDYGAQILTYHEVTEVIRDGEKVLGVRAIDHKSGEEVQIDCTFAINAGGPWAGQIAGMAQCPDVDVVPGRGIMIAMNHRLVNQVVNRCIYPSDGDILVPVHTVCIIGTTDVKVEDPDHLAIPRDEVQQMLDAGEVLVPGFRQARALHAWSGARPLVKDSRVSATDTRHMSRGMSIIDHQSRDGLNGLLTIAGGKLTTYRLMAKNIVDVMVEQMGDDRPCRTETEAVPGSKTQKNYHVTHRLENAEKILRKEQIVCECELMTRGQLEELIHEQPTASFDDLRRQLRLGMGPCQGGFCSVRAAGIMQETGKADVERVTELLRKFLKNRWIGLWPILYGDQVRQTALDNWIFQGTLDMDHLPEAEEAHV is encoded by the coding sequence ATGAAGAAGCTAGAAACTGACGTCGTCGTGATCGGCGGCGGTGCAACAGGAGCGGGTGTCGTCCGCGATGTCGCCATGCGCGGATATCGCACGATCCTCGTCGATCGCGCCGACCTCGGGCAGGGGACGACGGGCCGCTACCACGGCCTCCTGCACTCAGGCGGACGCTATGTCGTATCCGATCCTCGATCGGCCACGGAATGTGCGGAGGAGAACGAGATCATCACCCGCATCCACGCCGATGCGGTGGAAACCACGGGGGGCCTCTTCGTCGTCGGCCCCGATGATCCGCTCGACTTCGCAGATGACTGGTTGAAGGGCGCGCAGGCCACCGGCGTGCCGCACGAGGAGATCACGGTCGCTGAAGCTCTGCGCCGCGAACCTCGACTCAACCCCAAGTCCAAGCGTGCCTTCGCCGTTCTCGACGGCACGGTGGACGGCTGGCAGATGGTGTGGGGGGCGGCGCGCTCCGCCGAAGACTACGGCGCCCAGATCCTCACCTACCACGAGGTCACGGAGGTGATCCGCGACGGCGAGAAGGTTCTCGGCGTTCGCGCCATCGATCACAAGAGCGGGGAAGAGGTCCAGATCGACTGTACGTTCGCGATCAACGCGGGCGGCCCGTGGGCCGGTCAGATCGCCGGCATGGCGCAGTGCCCGGACGTCGACGTCGTCCCCGGCCGCGGCATCATGATCGCGATGAACCACCGTCTCGTCAACCAGGTCGTCAACCGCTGCATCTACCCCTCCGATGGTGACATCCTCGTCCCCGTCCACACGGTCTGCATCATCGGCACGACGGACGTCAAGGTCGAGGATCCCGATCATCTCGCCATTCCGCGCGACGAGGTGCAGCAGATGCTCGACGCCGGTGAGGTGCTCGTCCCTGGCTTCCGCCAGGCTCGAGCATTGCACGCATGGTCGGGCGCACGCCCCCTCGTCAAGGACAGTCGCGTCTCCGCGACGGACACCCGCCACATGTCTCGCGGCATGTCGATCATCGATCACCAGTCGCGCGACGGTCTCAACGGCCTGCTCACCATCGCTGGCGGCAAGCTGACCACGTACCGTCTCATGGCGAAGAACATTGTCGACGTCATGGTGGAGCAGATGGGAGATGATCGTCCGTGCCGCACCGAGACGGAGGCCGTTCCCGGGTCGAAGACCCAGAAGAACTACCACGTCACCCACCGCTTGGAGAACGCGGAGAAGATCCTCCGCAAGGAGCAGATCGTCTGCGAATGCGAGCTCATGACTCGCGGTCAGCTCGAAGAGCTCATCCACGAACAGCCCACGGCTTCGTTCGATGACCTGCGCCGCCAGCTGCGCCTCGGCATGGGCCCCTGCCAGGGCGGCTTCTGCTCCGTCCGTGCCGCCGGCATCATGCAGGAGACCGGCAAGGCCGACGTGGAACGGGTCACGGAACTGCTCCGCAAGTTCCTCAAGAACAGGTGGATCGGCCTCTGGCCCATCCTCTACGGCGATCAGGTCCGCCAGACCGCCCTCGATAACTGGATCTTCCAGGGCACTCTCGACATGGATCACCTGCCCGAAGCCGAGGAGGCTCACGTATGA
- the panD gene encoding aspartate 1-decarboxylase encodes MANRMRRMMTGKIHRATITGADLDYVGSVTVDADLLDAADILPGEAVDIVDVTNGARLTTYTIPAKRGSGQLQINGAAAHLINTGDMVILIAYSQLDDETARTYVPRVVFVDDTNAIVETSSEPGQVPDGTGLTSSGVPFEDYRSA; translated from the coding sequence TTGGCTAATCGCATGCGCCGGATGATGACCGGCAAGATCCATCGCGCAACGATCACCGGAGCAGATCTCGACTACGTCGGCTCTGTCACGGTCGACGCGGACCTGCTCGATGCTGCAGACATTCTCCCCGGAGAGGCCGTCGACATCGTCGACGTCACGAACGGTGCCCGTCTGACCACCTACACGATTCCCGCCAAGCGGGGCAGCGGCCAGCTCCAGATCAACGGGGCGGCGGCCCACCTCATCAACACGGGCGACATGGTCATCCTGATCGCCTACAGCCAGCTCGACGACGAGACGGCACGCACGTACGTGCCGCGCGTCGTCTTCGTCGACGACACGAATGCGATCGTCGAGACGTCCAGCGAACCCGGCCAGGTACCGGATGGTACGGGCCTCACGTCAAGCGGCGTCCCCTTCGAGGACTACCGCAGCGCCTGA